TCCATCGCAGGCGCACTCCAGAGCGGCGCTATCGACGCCGGCTTGGTCTCTCCTCCGACTCTCTTCGCTATGGACAAACTCGGCTTCAAAGAGATGGTGAATATCACCGACATGGATCTTCCTTTTCCCAATCCGTCGTTGGTCGTCCAGGGAGGCATCCTGCGGAACAAGCCTGAAGTGATCGACCGGTTCATGCGCGCCTATGCGCGCGGCATCCATCGGGCCAGAACCGACAAAGAACTGACGCTCAAATCGCTGGCTAAATATACCAAGGTAGAGGATGCCACCGTTCTGCAGCAAGCCTACGATCTCTACGTCGGCAAAGTTTTGGAAAAAGCGCCTTACATCAATATGGCCGGGATGCGGAACGCGCTGGACGATCTAGCCAAAACGGTTCCCGCAGCGAAAAATGTCAAGCCGGAGCAATTTATCGAGCAGCGCTTTCTGGACAATCTGGAAAAAGGCGGCCTGCTGAAGGAGCTTTACCGCTAATCCGAATTTCCCTTTGTCTGCCATCCAGAACCATGCTCTACAAGACACTCGTGCGCCCGCTGATGTTTCTCCGGGACGCGGAAAAAACACATGAGCAGACGCTCGCGTGCCTCGCCCGCCTGGGTTTTTTAGAAGGCGCGCTGGAGAATTTTTTTTGCGTCGATGACGACCGCCTTCAAGTTCGCGTCGGCTCGCTGACGTTCGCCAATCCGGTGGGCCTCGCCGCCGGCTTCGACAAAAACGGCGTCGCGATTAAAACCTGGCCGGGATTCGGATTCGGATTCGTCGAGATCGGCGCCGTCACGGCGCAGGCGCAGCCGGGCCAGTCCAAGCCGCGTCTCTTCCGTCTTCCCGACGACGACGCGTTGATCAATCGCCTCGGATTCAACAACGAAGGCGCGGAGGCCATCGGCGCCAAACTCAAAGCGCTGCGGGCGAACGGGCGCCCGCTCAAGATTCCGCTCGGCATCAACATCGGGCGCACCAAAATCGTCGCCACGAAAGACGCGGCGGTGGATTATCTTTTCACTTTCGAGAGACTTTTTGCCTTTGGAGACTACTTCACCTTGAACGTCAGCTCTCCGAACACGCCGGAGCTGCGCGATCTGCAGCAGAAGGGACATCTCGCGACGCTGTTGGAGACGATCCAGACGAAAAATCGCGAGTTGGCGCGGAACTCAAGAATCCAGGACAGGCCGGTTTTCGTCAAGATCGACCCGGACATGGAGCTCGATCAGGTCGATGAGATCATCGCGGTAGCTCAAGCGCAGAAAATCGCCGGCATCGTCGCGACCAACGCGAGCGCCTTTTTGCGCGAGAACCTGACGGCACGGGTCGACGAGCCGGGCGGGCTTAGCGGCAAGCCGCTCCGGGCGAGAGCGACCGCGTT
The Candidatus Binatia bacterium DNA segment above includes these coding regions:
- a CDS encoding quinone-dependent dihydroorotate dehydrogenase, translating into MLYKTLVRPLMFLRDAEKTHEQTLACLARLGFLEGALENFFCVDDDRLQVRVGSLTFANPVGLAAGFDKNGVAIKTWPGFGFGFVEIGAVTAQAQPGQSKPRLFRLPDDDALINRLGFNNEGAEAIGAKLKALRANGRPLKIPLGINIGRTKIVATKDAAVDYLFTFERLFAFGDYFTLNVSSPNTPELRDLQQKGHLATLLETIQTKNRELARNSRIQDRPVFVKIDPDMELDQVDEIIAVAQAQKIAGIVATNASAFLRENLTARVDEPGGLSGKPLRARATAFIRHIYKRTRGGMPIIGAGGIFTAADAYEKIQAGASAVQILTGFVYEGPGAVKRINRGLLRLIERDRFKNISAAVGTAA
- a CDS encoding ABC transporter substrate-binding protein, with product MKRLMLITALPFVLIASLAWSADRIRIGYSSISGSYIGLWVAHDAGQFAKEGLEDQLILIPSGSQLAQVIVSGEIEIGSLNGSSAMAAALQGADIKIIGNNTNKMIFSIYARPEIKNVEGLKGKKIGVTRFGSSTDISARFALRKHHLDPQKDVTIIQMGAMSSIAGALQSGAIDAGLVSPPTLFAMDKLGFKEMVNITDMDLPFPNPSLVVQGGILRNKPEVIDRFMRAYARGIHRARTDKELTLKSLAKYTKVEDATVLQQAYDLYVGKVLEKAPYINMAGMRNALDDLAKTVPAAKNVKPEQFIEQRFLDNLEKGGLLKELYR